From the genome of Gallus gallus isolate bGalGal1 chromosome 4, bGalGal1.mat.broiler.GRCg7b, whole genome shotgun sequence:
AGCGCCGTGCCGCCCCACCTACCCTTCGCGGTGTCGTAGATGCCGAAGTAGGCGGCTCTGTAGATGATGATGCCCTGGACGGACACGTTGAAGCCCTGGTACAGCCCCCTGAGGCCATCCGAGCGGAAGATTTTCACCAGGCAGTCACCGAGGCCGCTGAACTCGCGGTCGGCCCCGGCTTTGCCCACGTCGGCTGCCAGGCGGGTTCGGGCGAAGTCGAGGGGGTACACGAAGCAGAGCGAGGTAGCGCCGGCCGCGCCGCCGGACGCCAGGTTACCGGCGAAGTACCGCCAGAACTGGGTGCGCTTGTCCACGCCGCCCAGGAAGATCTGCTTGTACTTGTCCTTGAAGGCGAAGTTGAGCGCTTGGGTGGGGAAGTACCGGATCACGTTGGCCAGGTTGCCGCGCCAGAAGGAGAGGACGCCCTGCTCGCGCGGGATGCGCACCACGCAGTCGATGATGCCCTTGTACTGCTTGTCGGCGGCGATCTGCTTGCTGGCGTGCTGCACCTGCGAGGCCCGCGGCGCCGTCAGCGCCGCTCCGCGCGGCCGcccgcccccccgccgccgcccccctcTCCTTGCGGCGACCTTGGAACGCCCGCCGCCCCCGTCCCGCcgctcacctgcagcagcagcttcaccCGCTCGATGGGGGCGACGGCGGTCTTGGAGATGGCGGCCGCCACCCCCCCGGCGAGGAAATCCTTGAGAAAGGACACGGCCGCGTCGGCCATGGCGGGAGGCGGGAGGCGACGAGGCGAGGCCGGGCGGAAGCCGAAGGGAGGCGGCGCTGCGGCAGCGAGGCGGGCGCGGGGCCGAAATGGCCGCCTTATATAGGGGCGGCGGCGGACACGCGGGCGGGGGCGCGCCACGGCAACGCGCCGCCGCGTTCCACCCGCCCATTGGCtgcgggagggggcggggccgccGCAGCGGGGCGGGGCTTTGGGGCAGCGAGCGGCGCGGAGGGGCGGGAGCCGGGCCGGGAGCCCGCCGAACCCCTGGGCCGGACGGCGCCGTCCTCGGGCCGAGAGACGCTCTCGGAGAGCTCCCGCCGCATCGACACCCGCGGCGCCCCGCTCGGAGTGTCACAAAGCCCCGGGCACGGCGGCGGGCCGagctgcgggcgggcgggcaGCCACGCACACGCTGCCGCCACACGGCGCGCACAGCatagctcagtgctgctccGGGATCTCCGTCCCCGTTCCCACGCACCACATTACAGCGCAGTGTGGAAGGAGGGCGGTGGAGTGCTCCGTGAAATAGTTTTGTTACATGTCGGAGGGatttctcacagaatcacagcacggCCTTAAAGCTCCCCCAGCGCCAACCCCGGCCATAGGGTTAGCTGGATGCCCCACCAGCTCGGGCTGCCCGGGCCCACCCAGTCCGGCCgtgggcacctccaggggtTGGGCccgcagctctgggcagcagtgccaggccCTGCATAAAGTTCTTTCTGACATCTGGCCGCAATTTCTCCTCCTGTAGTTTAAAGCCCttcgtcctatcactgtcagcTCCTCTCAAGCACTgtaaggctgcaatgaggtctccccagagccctctcttctcaacaaacccagctccctcagccttccttCATAGGAGAGGCCAACCTCATCTTGCACGTGCCTTACCATCTCTTACAGCAGGACATAATCCATGCTTGCTCAGACTCACCAGCCGGCAGTTCCCCAGCTCTTCCTTCTAAGTAGATGCAATTACACAATGGAGAGGCTTGGCTGATACAAAGTTAATGAATGGTTTATAGGCCTCAGGAATAAACCGTAATACAGAGGTGCCAGTGGTATATCGCAAACAAGTTAGAGGTACCCTTTTGACTCACTTGACTCTCGTGAGGTTTGAAGAGGTGAGCGAATATTTATATGCACCTATCATTCAATCTTTAACATCTATTTAGAAATACAACGtcagtaaaaataaacacaaaaaatcCACATGGTATGCTTTGAACAAGTAAAAGCGTTGTTCAGAAATCAGTTCTTCCCCAACTTGCTCACAAGTCGTTTTCCTTATTCATACACATCAGATAAACATCAGTATATTGTTATCGACACTGTGCAGAGatagggaaactgaggcacagagaaaCACCTTCGGTAGGCAGATTGATGAGAGGGCCAGAAATTCTTACAGCCTCCACGTGACTCACAAGCCACAAGGACTGCTCCCTACCATCTTGAGTTTTGCTATCAACATCTGTGCTTCTCTCTGAGAAGATCAGCCATCATAGCAGTATACAGCAAGCCCATTACTGGAGATAGCACAAGACCTCAGCTGCAGGGTACATCAATGTTAAGAGTCAGGTGCAAGGCAGGTCTTACAGTCATCTCAGGTAATGGTACTACATTGCCTGAAAGGGCCCTAGCCTGGTGAGAGGCCTACTAACTGCAGTGGCACCAGCGAGAACCTGGAGGTTGTGCTGAGTACCAACCTAAGGAAGTGCTGTGGGTCCTGGACTGCTGAAGTTCAAGAGGGAAAGTGAGAGGACATGTATACGGTGCTCTTCTGCAGGCAAGTTCTGAGCAGCACAAGGGTATGTGCACAAGGACTGAGTAGTAGTTTAGCATAAAAATAGAACTTCAAGAATACTGAATAACATCGTAAGGCTCGTGGCTCTGAAATGGCTGACAAACTTAAGGACTGCATTTTTCCGTAGATATTTTAGGTAGAGATTTTCAGGAAAACTTTTTTCCTAAGCCTGAAATAACTCATGTACAcgggagaaagggagaaagattCCCAGTAAGCACCTTAGTTGAGAACATTGTCATTCCAGTGTATTACAGTCTATTAGCAAAAACATAATTGCAGCAGCATATTTTCATTGCTATGCCAAAGATGAGTACAAAATTATTATTCTCAAGTAAGTCtcaaaaatgaaagagtggaTTCTGGAGTGTGAATGAGCTGAGGCTAATTCTGCATCCACAGAACACCACAACCACACATTATCACTAAAGAGGAGATTCCTGTAGAAACGCTTGCATGTTGTCTATCTAATCTGCTTACCATTTTCTGATGACTTCTTACCAcaagttactttaaaaaaatccaatttgAGCTTTCTTAACGTTTTGAAGATGCAATTTGTACTTATCTCAGttttcattctctctgcaaGTGGTTTATCTTAAAGTGGCTATCCAGCACTGAGAAGCACCTAGCATAGCACCAGTTCAAGTTGCAATAGCATCCAGTGTGTTCAGACTAGTTGcatctctcctcctccttggtGCACGCTTATTATTCTTATTGTTTGCATCCATTCAGCAAATGAGATAAAAGGTTTATTCATCCCCTGCATCCTGTAGTCTCTGCACTAAAGCCACGCAACTTGCTGAGATGCTGGTACCTGCGGTTCAGCATGCCTTTCTTGCaaagtttctgaagaaaaggCTTCTCCAATGGATGCTCTCACGTCAGTTTTCAACAGCTGATTTCCTTGGCTCAAAGTTTTCTCTTCGGAGGTGCTTTAATTCTCTCAGTTCTTGTGGCAGTAAACTCTGATCCACCCCAGGAGTCAGCTTGTAACTTAAAGGAGATTCAATATAACCATTTCTGTACAGACAGACCCGCTTGCAGAATTCGAAGGTGCTGAACATAACACCAAAGTATGGAACAatctgacattaaaaaaaaaaaaaaaaagcagcgtGTTATACTCAGGAATGGTATTCTCAGATGTGTTTATAAAGGGAAACTTCTAGCATTTCAGGTTTGATGTGATCTGCTAATACAACTGTGCTCATTTACGTGAAGTCAGTGTCTCCTCAGACTCAGCTAGCAGCTGCATCACGCTGAGGAGTTTGTTACCAGGACACAGCTAATTCTACACAAGGTTTGTGCTAGCCTGTAGGTTATCACAACTACTAAAATATCTAAGCAAATCCTAAGCAACCTCAGCAAATCCTAATAGGAAACATGGACTTTATTCTCCATAAAGCAGAACGACTGaacaactttctttttccctggtGCTACATGCCTTTATATGAGCCAAGGCAGGGCCAGCCATAGCCAGGCCATCACTATTAGTCACGCTCAGTTACCACTCAACAGCTGACCAGTAGCATCCTGTACAGGTAATCCTCAATGCGGCactgtaaaatgtaaaatatctAAACTAAATAATTAATCTTATATTTAAACTGCCACAATTTATTTCGTGCTTTCAACTCTGTAAGGGCTGCGGTAACTGATATGCTTGTACTAATAGCTCActgcaaaatgcagcttttgACTTCTGTGGAAGTGGTTAATACAAGAGCTGTTTTTGTTATAGCTATGTACAATCTGTCAAATTACTGGAGCTcagatgaaaagcagaacttgGTTAGCTGCTTTAAGTGCATCACTTGCTGTCCCCCATCCTTACTCTGGATTGTGTGTTAGAAACACTCCCTTTCCTGAGGGCATTCAAATGAACTTGAAAGAATATACAAGCTGAACTCACACCTAAAGAAATACAACCAAACCTGTAATCCAAAGCTGGCTTATAACCTGCCTGAGGTTATACCTGCCCTGTGATTGCCTTTGTCATCTATAAGCCACTAATAAGTATGGAGGGATGCCGCATGCTTTATAACTTCAATTATGCAAGAGCGCACCTTAGCTCagtgatgaaaacaaaagctcaCCTTGAGCAGGCTGGGTGTGAGGCCACTCCAAAGTCCGAGCACGCCTTTGTTCTTCATGGTTTGCCGAAAACAGTCAGCCATGCCCGTGAAATGGACATCCACTGTGCCGCAGTGAGGGAGCCACGGACTCTGCGCCTGTTCAAGACACATCCAGAGGGGTTCACAGCAAGCAGAGGAAAACTGGCATAAcgaaaaataaatatcttctcCATTCTGGTAAGGAACAGACTGATCTGGATTCTTCTGTTAACCAAGAAGTATCAACTATTTTGCCTTCACAAACTCAACAGAGAGTGATTTTGCTCTCTGAGGGGTATGAAAGGGAGCAGTAATTTCCACCAGGACTTCCTTTTGCGCCATGTCAATGCTCACATCTGGGAGAGGCATTTCAGAACCCTGGCAGCGGAGCACCAGCGGGCAGGAAGCCCGGGGTTGGCCCCGGACACCACCAAACCTTCCTGTAAGTCTGATAAAACAGGAGTGCGCTGCCTTGACTCTGCCTGCTCAGGCCATGTTTACACTGCAATGAGAAGAGCAAACTGCACTACGCACTGAGGAGCAACGGCACAGACGGAACGTCACATCTCAGCACAGGCTGTACAAGcccactgagggctgcaggcaAGCAGCAGGTGCCTGTGCTCCGGTATCTTTGCTACGTGCTCCATTCATCCAAATCAGTTAGTGTCAGCTTGGGAACATCCTGCTGGGCTGATGCTACATTTCCAACTGCAGCGTAGACTGTCTTGGTTCACATGGAGGAAGTGTAGTGTGtcatttttaacagcaaaatcCTTCCTTCATTAATCTCCCACTGTGTTAGCACAGACAGGACAACCTGACCTCGAATAATCCCATCCTCACCCATCTGTGCACATGCAGCAAGCCGTGGGTTTGTTCTACATTGGCACATCAGGGTCTCGCTTATACCCACATCAAGTAACAGCTCTCAGTCAGGAGCGTGAGGGGACCCCAGGATACAACTTGATGATTGGTACATACAGCTGATCATCACAGGGCAGAAGTTTGATAAGAACAGGAGAAGTACTGCTAATTGGCTGGTGAATATGgatattttatcttctcttttagtTGAAACACCGCACGatacagcatttcttccttgcttGGTCAAACTaacccacagcttctcagagTCACTAACCCTGTGATGACAAGTCTCTTGTTAACTGACAAGTGGTGATGACATTTTCTACATGCCTGAGCTATAGTATTTCAAATACTTGGCAACTTAGATGGTAGAAGTGAAAACGGATCAAGACTCACGCTCCACATATACCAGAGAAGCTGCTAATCAAATGGTTTAAAGGTTATGATATCCTGTTGCATTGCTGGCAAGTCTACAGCTAAACTTtagaagcaaatgaaaaaaaaacaacaaaacaaaacaaaaaaaatccaaacaaaccaaaaccacatGGCTTCCCCCACAAACTGCACATTCCTTCTTTAGACTTCTCTTTTATCCCCCCATATTTTTGTACACAATTGAAATGCATGTGAAATGCTCCTGACAGCATGTTACAGGTGAAAATACACCATTTGTTCTGATAGGACTTTGGGAGGTGATTTTAGGAAAGCAGCTGTCTGCACTAAGAGAGCAGGCAACATGCTTCCACTACATCCTTATCTGGTGGCTTCTGGCTCTCCTTGGTCACATCCTGGCTCTTTCATCCCAGACACAAGTAGGGCTGAGGATTAATCTGTGGTCTTTTACACTTGAagcaaaaggaagcagaagcatTTGTTGCTCTCCGATTTTTTCAACAGCGTACACCTAATCTGCAAGAGAGGAATCACATTCCTGGGGAAACAGCAGTTGAACTGCTCTCATCGCTTATCCCCTTTGTGTCTACATTGGCCTTTCCCATTCCATGGCGCTATCACTGTGTCTGTAATTCCCGCCTCTGATGCAAGTTCCCACAGCCTATTGGTTTATGGCTCAGAGAAGCAGACGTGATGGGATTTAACTGACAGGACTTTACGGTATTACCAGCCCTGCTTTTACAGAAAGATCAAGGTGACAGAGCTACCTACTCTGGTAGCCAAGGGTCATGCACGTGTTCACTTCTGCTCCCTTGCTACACAGAAGCTGTCTGCTTGGCTTTTTCACTTCAGGGGTAATAAGGGTTTAAAAAGCAGTAGCTAAATCCCACAGAGAGAAAGACAATAATTGAGAAACTGCTCTACGAAGACTTCCATGACGCTACTGTAGAAGATGCTGAGTGCTGCAACTGAGATTTCAGGGACCAGTTCCACTAAGAATGGTAACATTACCACCAGAAATGCTTAGATGAGTGCCCAAATGATGAAGATATCCTTAATAATGCAACAGTGGTCATAGGAGGGCTAAAAATCAAaatcctgttcttttttctgGCCCATGAGCCAGCGTCCGGGAGCTTTTGTGGTAAAGGAAGGTACAGGCAGCAACACCGTGAAGGGGAACAACTTTCTGAAAGGCTTCAGGAAAGCAGGAATGCTACTGACGTggaccttccttcctttctaagTCCTTTTGTGGTAGGCAGGGCATGACCTGCCAGAATTAACTGCAGGAGTTTAACTTAATCCCCTTAGTTACTGTATACAGAGCAAATGCATATGTAGATTGATTTTGATGATAGTACTCCTGCCCACAACACCAATGCCAGCATTCAGTAAGGATCTGTGTGCAGCACACACAACCAGAACACAGTTAAAAAGAATCAGGTAAGTCAAAGCCTCTGGTTTCTGATTTGCCCACAGACTGTGACCTCTTAAGAGATTTACTGAAAGATTGCTTAGAGTCACATTCACTATGGTTACAGCCATTTTCAAGATTTCAGGCCGTGGGGCAAAGCATGCTTTGCCAGGCTTCCTGCTTTATGGGAGCAGTGTGTTTCTAAGACCACAGACACAGTATGTAAGCAGCAGTTGTCCACAGAATTGCAGTCATCtactgcaaaagaaaatctttttagAAGTTACATTAGTGCACAGGTAAGGATTCAGTATTCTGGAGCACAGCTAAATAAACTcagaatgtaataaaaaaagacaaaaaaacagggggggagggtggaggatgtttcatttgctgctgtttttaatggaaaaaaaaataataaataaaagatggCTGTGAGTTTTGGGTGGTTCTGTAGCACCTAAAGCATGTCAGTACAGTACAATCCTCGCAACCACCCCATGGCAccagagcaggaaaagcaaagtaaCCAAACAGATCAGACGAGTTTCTCCACCTTTTCTCAGAAACCTACTGTCACCTACACATCAAGAAAAATCTCATTCCAAAAAGATCAGCTTTGTGACAGAGACATTTCAAATCAGGCACCTCAAAGTggcttccttccctcttctgaTACCACTTGGCACTGTGGGCAGCCAAACGGAGAGCTTTTTGTTACCAATACTTTTAAAGACTTCATTCTAATCCAGGTATGGCTGTCTCGTACTGCAGAAGGTAGGAGACACTGTACAGCTCACTGCACTGATAGCAGAGCGTTCAGGTGTTGGGCAGAGCGTTAACAGAGCTAAGCCACTCATCCTGTTACACTGATGGATGCTGGGTTGTACTAGCGATTAAAACACATTTAGTGCACAGTTGGCTCTATCTGCTCTCAAAAGCAGGGTCTTTCACTATCCAGAGGCCTCCAAGTCTAAGCAGTCACTGTGTCCCATGTCAAAGATAGAAGCCTGTTCTGCTTTGACAACCCATGAGCCAGAGGCGTGCATGAAAAGACCCTTCAACCTGCACTTGGgataacattttttaatataaaaaaaccATATAAATAAGGGGGAAGCTCTGTGACAAAACTGTGGTTAAATTTAATGGTTACCTACAGACTTCTCAGGTCCCATCTGTCCCACCGCCAGCAGCGTGAGCTGGGTGCCAGAACAACACCCACATTGGGAACTAACCTCACACACCTTTCTCAAGATTTCTACCTCCATGAGCTACCCCAGCCCCCTACTTCCTATTCCTCTTAGCACTGAACCGCTGATACAGtccactgcagctgcagtgagacCTGTGCCACCCAAAGAGCAACCATTTTAATCTTCCTAAGGCTCTCAGCAGCAAGAGAGGGACAAAGCAGAATGCAGGCACGagttcccctccctccccttacAGATACAACGTTCCCATGCGTGGCTCAGGACTATTTGGTTTGCCACTATCTGAATTTACAAGTTAAAAGTGATTATTTGGAAAtacttctcttttatttaacatactttcccccttcctctttctgtttctaaaaacTTCACTGGTACAAagctggtttgtttgtttttttcccttttgacaGTGCAGTACTGATGGCACACTATAGCAGTACCATTACATCCTACAGCAGTACTATGCAGGACTATAGCTACCACTGGAGGTATGCTATTCTGATGGCAGATATAGTAAAAATTTTTGTTACTTACACA
Proteins encoded in this window:
- the SLC25A5 gene encoding ADP/ATP translocase 2, translated to MADAAVSFLKDFLAGGVAAAISKTAVAPIERVKLLLQVQHASKQIAADKQYKGIIDCVVRIPREQGVLSFWRGNLANVIRYFPTQALNFAFKDKYKQIFLGGVDKRTQFWRYFAGNLASGGAAGATSLCFVYPLDFARTRLAADVGKAGADREFSGLGDCLVKIFRSDGLRGLYQGFNVSVQGIIIYRAAYFGIYDTAKGMLPDPKNTHIVVSWMIAQTVTAVAGLTSYPFDTVRRRMMMQSGRKGTDIMYSGTIDCWRKIARDEGSKAFFKGAWSNVLRGMGGAFVLVLYDEIKKYT